The Leptospiraceae bacterium genome has a segment encoding these proteins:
- a CDS encoding ABC transporter substrate-binding protein, which produces MKISRKDMLKLIPASLGALALGTQCKPQGQAGGGDNLPEINWKLASSFPRSLDTIYGAAEVMAEYVRKMTNGKFNIRVYPAGELVPGLQVMDA; this is translated from the coding sequence ATGAAAATATCAAGGAAAGACATGCTGAAACTTATCCCTGCATCTTTAGGCGCATTGGCATTAGGAACTCAATGTAAACCACAAGGTCAAGCTGGAGGTGGCGATAATCTTCCTGAAATCAACTGGAAACTTGCATCGAGCTTCCCAAGAAGCTTGGACACCATCTATGGTGCTGCTGAGGTGATGGCAGAATATGTTCGCAAGATGACCAACGGAAAATTCAACATCAGAGTCTATCCAGCAGGTGAACTCGTCCCAGGTCTCCAAGTCATGGACGCTG
- a CDS encoding fatty acid desaturase, producing MKTIKQTIKELNIPTTLYLVLSPFFATGVLIYFTIYDLWRWETVVLAIFMWVASGMSITVGYHRHFSHRSYKTKKWIEYLYILFGSSALEMSVVEWAFDHRNHHRYTDTEKDPYSIKKGFWYAHILWLFSKRGVEPGKPEIDFKKVGDLWKDPFIRFQHKYFIPMAIFMGFLFPGLIALLWNDFWGGVLIAGLVRSVIVHHGTFAINSVCHAIGKQPYSLSETARDSWISALLTFGEGYHNFHHKFPGDYRNAILPWQYDPSKWFIWILSKLGLAWDLHITPEERIYQAKLEVIEQKIKNLSESNLVEKIKEKKQQVEAIIQQILSHKDQAIENSKKIIAQKRKELKQKFQDLEKEFNHYFYKKLQFQN from the coding sequence ATGAAAACAATCAAACAAACAATCAAAGAATTAAACATTCCAACAACTTTGTATTTAGTTTTAAGTCCTTTCTTTGCCACTGGTGTGTTGATCTACTTTACTATCTATGATTTATGGAGATGGGAAACGGTAGTTCTTGCGATTTTTATGTGGGTTGCCTCTGGTATGTCAATAACAGTAGGATATCATCGACATTTCTCTCATCGAAGTTATAAAACCAAAAAGTGGATTGAATATTTATACATTTTATTTGGTAGTTCCGCTCTTGAGATGTCAGTTGTTGAATGGGCATTTGATCACCGAAATCACCATCGATATACAGATACCGAAAAAGATCCATATTCTATCAAAAAAGGTTTTTGGTATGCACATATTTTATGGCTTTTCTCCAAAAGAGGTGTAGAACCAGGAAAGCCAGAAATCGACTTCAAAAAAGTGGGAGATTTATGGAAAGATCCCTTCATACGTTTTCAGCATAAGTATTTTATTCCGATGGCAATTTTTATGGGGTTCTTATTTCCAGGCTTGATAGCTCTTTTATGGAATGATTTCTGGGGTGGAGTTTTGATTGCTGGATTGGTTCGCTCTGTGATTGTTCATCACGGCACTTTCGCCATAAACTCGGTTTGCCATGCTATTGGAAAACAACCTTATTCTTTGAGTGAAACAGCTCGCGATAGCTGGATTTCTGCTCTGTTAACTTTCGGCGAAGGTTATCACAACTTTCATCATAAATTTCCTGGAGATTATCGTAATGCCATTTTGCCATGGCAGTATGATCCCAGTAAGTGGTTTATTTGGATTCTATCGAAATTAGGTCTGGCATGGGATTTACATATCACTCCAGAAGAAAGAATTTATCAAGCCAAACTGGAAGTTATAGAGCAAAAAATAAAAAATCTCAGTGAATCAAACCTTGTAGAAAAAATCAAAGAAAAAAAACAACAAGTAGAAGCAATCATACAGCAAATCCTTTCTCATAAAGATCAAGCAATCGAAAACTCGAAAAAAATCATCGCACAAAAAAGAAAAGAACTCAAACAAAAATTCCAAGACCTCGAAAAGGAGTTCAACCATTACTTTTATAAAAAACTTCAATTCCAAAACTAA
- the rpiA gene encoding ribose 5-phosphate isomerase A translates to MKDVSINVSEKELSAIKALDFVRGNKTIGLGTGSTTAIFIKKLGEKIQKENLNILTCTTSFQSFLLAKEAGIPVYPVSYFSELDLSVDGADEVDPNFQLIKGGGAAHTMEKIVHSMSKTFVCIVDSTKQVSKLGEKFPIPVEILPEAISSVKKQLLEMGARDVQLRMAVKKDGPVITDNGNFVLDVRFDNFDPKDLEIRIKSIPGVVENGIFAIYRPHYVIVGGKELKRD, encoded by the coding sequence ATGAAGGATGTATCTATAAATGTAAGCGAAAAAGAATTATCTGCCATAAAAGCTTTGGATTTTGTGAGAGGAAATAAAACCATTGGTTTAGGAACGGGTAGCACCACAGCAATTTTTATAAAAAAACTAGGAGAAAAAATCCAAAAAGAAAATCTCAATATTCTTACCTGCACTACTTCTTTTCAGTCATTTCTTTTAGCAAAAGAAGCAGGTATTCCTGTTTATCCTGTATCTTATTTTTCTGAGTTGGATTTAAGTGTTGATGGAGCTGATGAAGTGGACCCTAATTTTCAACTTATCAAAGGAGGTGGAGCAGCTCATACGATGGAAAAGATTGTTCACTCCATGAGTAAAACCTTTGTTTGTATTGTGGATTCAACGAAACAAGTCTCCAAGTTGGGAGAAAAATTCCCCATCCCAGTTGAGATCCTTCCTGAAGCAATTTCTTCTGTAAAAAAGCAATTACTTGAGATGGGAGCTCGAGACGTTCAACTACGAATGGCAGTAAAAAAAGACGGACCAGTGATAACTGATAACGGAAATTTTGTTCTCGATGTTCGATTTGATAATTTTGATCCGAAGGATTTAGAAATACGAATAAAATCTATTCCCGGTGTAGTGGAAAATGGGATATTTGCTATATATCGACCTCATTACGTAATTGTGGGGGGAAAAGAACTGAAACGTGATTAA
- a CDS encoding fructosamine kinase family protein — protein sequence MIKINHIRDLVFKHIDNLDEVKDEIKFSHLSTNLFSLFLLETKNEIILKGKKLNYKKIAIKDTHPITMAEAEFDGLEKLKSFGARVPDPIVVLMDSNTSLLVMEFVPKTSINVKSKRDLIHSLKNLYKNTNITYGYHKNNYVGVLQQVNQETKSFLDFWWATRIEPMMDLAIEKGHFQKLHKEQLYKIIKTKVESWNLDKDMPRPVHGDLWSGNLLFSEEFAYLIDPSFGFSHPMQDFAMLELFGSPLSFSDYQEIALECKFRVHPEMIEFFQIYPLLVHVNIFGTFYKRDVINYIKKNS from the coding sequence GTGATTAAAATCAACCACATCCGAGATTTGGTATTTAAACATATCGATAACTTAGATGAAGTAAAAGACGAAATCAAATTTTCTCATTTATCAACGAACTTATTTTCTCTTTTTTTGTTGGAAACAAAAAATGAAATTATACTCAAAGGCAAGAAACTCAATTACAAAAAAATTGCCATTAAAGATACCCATCCTATTACGATGGCAGAAGCAGAGTTCGACGGCTTAGAAAAACTAAAATCCTTTGGTGCCCGAGTGCCAGACCCTATTGTAGTTCTAATGGATTCTAACACTTCTTTACTCGTGATGGAATTCGTCCCAAAAACATCAATCAATGTGAAGTCAAAACGAGACCTGATTCATTCTTTAAAAAATCTTTATAAAAATACAAATATCACCTATGGGTATCATAAAAATAACTATGTGGGGGTTTTACAACAAGTAAATCAGGAAACAAAATCATTTTTAGATTTTTGGTGGGCAACTCGTATTGAACCCATGATGGATTTAGCCATCGAAAAAGGACATTTTCAAAAACTTCACAAAGAGCAACTCTATAAGATTATAAAAACTAAAGTAGAATCTTGGAATTTAGACAAAGACATGCCAAGACCAGTGCACGGAGATCTTTGGAGTGGGAATTTACTTTTTTCTGAGGAGTTTGCCTATCTCATTGATCCTTCGTTTGGGTTTTCTCATCCGATGCAAGATTTTGCTATGTTGGAGCTCTTTGGAAGTCCTTTGTCATTCTCTGATTATCAAGAAATTGCACTAGAATGCAAATTTCGAGTTCATCCCGAAATGATTGAGTTCTTCCAGATTT